TTCCCAGAGAACCAACGGGTTTGGTTTTGGAATCTATTTTTTCCTGTAAAAGTCTGTTGAAATCAGATTGGTTCTCAATGTGGTTTTCTGATTTCAATGCAAGTTCAGGAATATGTATTTGATGAATCTCTTTGATTTCTTTACAATCTGGAGTTTCTGATTTTTGTTTCCAATGTAATTGCTGCAACATAGGCTGATTGCCATAATTGGTAGCCGGTTTTCCTATGCAGAAATATCCAAGTGGTTCTATATGTTCGGGTAAATCTAGGATTTTTTTGAATTGATGATAATTAAGAATCGAAACCCAGCCCATTCCGTAACCTTGTTCAGTAAGTGAAAGCCAAATATTCTGAGCCGCACAAACCGAGCTGAATTTGACAGCTTCGTTACTGCCAATAGTACCAATAGTAAATTGATTGAGAACAGAGCGATCATATGCAATTATCAGTCCAATAGGAGCTTCTTCGATTGCTTCTAATTTTAAAGATCTGTAAAGTTCTTTTTGTTCGGGATTATCGGTAAGTTCTTCTGCTTTTTTATTGTATTCTAAAAATAGGTTTTTAATAGCCGTTTTGACTTCATCAGATTTAATGACATAATATCTCGTAGCATCAGTCAGACCAACAGATGGTGCCCAATGTCCCGCCTGTAAAGCTTTTTGAAGTACTTCATCAGGAACCTCATCGGTTGTAAAATGTCGGGTGTCACGTCGTGATTTTAATATGTCGTCTAGATTGCTCATTTTTAAAAATCAATAAGAATTTCAAAAATCAATGCCAAGAAAGGGAATTGAATCTCAAAACTTTTTAGTTCTAGTAAAATTAAAATATTCGTTTTGGAATCAGAATTAATATTTATACTTTATTCAAGTGATTACATCCAGATTGAAAATATTGTTTTTTGAAATTGCATTGAGTTTTTTTATCCTTTTATTTTGACTGGAATTCCCGAAACCATTAAAACCACTTCATCAGCATTTGAAGCCAGAAACTGATTCATCCAGCCTTGCAGTTCTGTAAATTTTCTTCCAATTTCGGTAGAAGCATGAACGCCCATTCCAATTTCGTTGGTTACAATAATCAGAGTGGCATTTTCCTGATTGGCTATCGAAAGAAATTCTTTTTTAGCTTCTTCCAGACTTAACGCGACATCATTTTTATGGTCAACGAAAAAATTGGTCAGCCAAAGGGTTACGCAATCAATCAAAGCCACTTTTCCAGAGAAGTCAATTTCGTTTAAATATTTTTCTTTTTCAATATTGGTCCAACGTTCATCGCGTTCCTGCTGGTGACGGTCGATTCGGTTTTGAAAATCCGAATCCCATTTTCGTGCCGTAGCCACATATAAAGGAGAGTTAGAAAGTTCTAAAGCCAATTTTTGAGCATAACTGCTTTTTCCAGATCGTTCGCCTCCGGTAATTAAATAAATCATTTTTGAGGAAGTTATGTGTTATAAAGTTATTTGTCAAAGGTATAAAAACTCATAACTTATAACTCATAACTTTCAATTTCTAATATGGACAATGCCTGCATTTATTGCCGCAGCAGCTGCCTCTTTTAAGATGAAACCAGGCTTTGAAAACGTAATTTCCATCTTCTAAATAATAATCAATTCCTTCAATTAATTTTTCTGTTTTGGGTAAATGCTGTGCTTTGTTTTTATGTGCATTTTTTGTGGTAATAGTCTCTACGTAAGCGTCTATTTTATCTTCACAAGCTTCTTGGAAGCATGAAGGACAAAGGCAGTCGCCTCCCTCTGATAGATTGAAAATAGGCGGATAATCATTGCACCAGCATTTATTTTCAACCGAAATATCTCCGCAGCTGAACTCGGAATCACAGCTGGAGCAGATTTTTGTTTTTGTAACATTCATCAAATAAAAATATTATTTGTTTAAAATTGTAGAAATAAAAGTAAACAAAAAAAATAGAAATTCTTTTACCTTTGTTGTCATACAAAATGTAAAATATGAAATATTATTTCTCTAAATTAATGGTCGTTTTTTCGCTTTTTCTCCTTATTGGCTGTAAAAAGAATGAAACGCAGACAGTCGTAAAATCTGATAATCCTAAAAATAGTATTGAATACGCTTCTGGTTTTTCTATTGTGAAATACGAAGGTTATTCTGTTGTAAATGTGATGAACCCTTGGCCAAATGCTAATGAGAAATTTACATATGTTTTAACAGAAAATAATACTGAAATCCCTGATAGTCTTCAAAAATATACTTCAATTAAAGTCCCTTTAGAATCTGTTGTCGTAACCTCAACCACTAATATTCCTTTTTTGGAAATGCTTGAAGTAGAAAATAAATTGGTTGGATTTCCACACACGGATTATATTTCTTCAGAAAAAACAAGAGCTTTAATTGATAAAGGTTCGGTTAAAAATGTTGGACAAAATGAAAAATTGAATATCGAACAATTAATCGAATTATCTCCAGATTTAATTGTGACTTTTGGAGTTGACAACAACAACCCAATGCTGGATAACTTGAAAAAAAGCGGTTTAAAAGTTTTAATTCAAGGCGATTGGATGGAGCAATCTCCGCTTGGAAAAGCAGAATGGATCAAACTTTACGGAGCTTTATTTGGAAAAGAAGACAAAGCAAAAGAATTGTTTGATAAAATTGTTGAAAGTTATAATCAAGCGAAAAAGTTAGTGAATGATAAGCCCGCGACCTCAAAAGTTTTGTACGGCTCTATGTATGAAGATGTTTGGTATGTAGCAAAAGGAAACAGCTGGGTGGCGCAGTTTATGAAAGATGCTAAAGCCAATTATCTCTGGGCAGATTTAAAAGGAACAGGAAGTGAAGGTTTGTCTTTTGAAAAAGTATTAGACAAAGCTAAAACGGCTAATGTTTGGATTGCTTCAGGATCATTCAAAAGTTTGGATGAATTGCAAAAAGCAAATCCGCATTATTCTCAATTTGATGCTTTCACAAATAAAACTATATATACTTTTGAAGGTAAATTTGGAGCGACAGGCGGAACCGTTTATTATGAATTAGCACCAAGCCGTCCGGATTTAGTTTTAAAAGATTATATTAAAATCTTTCATCCTGATTTATTGTCAAGCTACGAATTTACTTTTGCTTCTAAACTTAATTAAGAATAATTGATCAATAGAAAGCAAAATATAATTCTCTTCAGCATACTTGGTTTAGCACTTTTGTTTGTCTTTTTTCTAAACATTAGTCTGGGATCAATTACAATTCCGTTTAAAGAAGTGTATACTAGTATTACCGGAGGTCAGGCAAGTAAATCGACTTGGGAATATATTATAATTAATTACCGATTGCCAAAAGCTATTACAGCTGTTTTAGTTGGCGTTGGATTATCGGTAAGTGGTTTGTTGATGCAGACTTTATTCAGAAATCCTTTGGCAGGTCCTGATGTTTTAGGATTAAGTTCGGGAGCGATATTGGCTGTAGCCATTGTGATTTTAGGAGCAGGTTTTCTGCCGTCCTTCTTAAACTCATTTTTATTATCCTCATACGGAATAGTATTGGCTTCTACCTTAGGAAGTGTTTCAGTTTTATTACTTGTGTTGTTGGTAGCACAGCGAATGCGAAACACCATGGCAATCTTGATTATCGGACTTATGTTTGCCAGTTTTACGAGTGCAATTGTTGGAGTTCTGACGTATTTTAGCTCTGCAGAACAATTGCAGAAATTTACTTTTTGGTCCTTAGGAAGTTTGGGAAATCTTTCTTGGACTTCAATTTCAATTTTGGCGGTTTGTGTTGGTTTTGGTCTGCTTTTAAGCGCGAGCAGTATAAAACCTTTAAATGCATTGCTTTTGGGTGAGAATTACGCCAAAAGTATGGGGCTGAATTATAAAAGAGCACAATTGGTAATTATTTTTGCAACCAGCATTTTAGCAGGAAGTGTTACTGCTTTTGCCGGTCCAGTGGCTTTTATTGGTTTAGCAGTTCCCCACATTGCAAAACTGACTTTTAAGACAAGTAATCATTTGGTTTTATATTGGAGTACTTTTTTTTACGGAGGCACCATCATGCTGTTTTGTGATATTGCATCGCAATTACCAGGATTAGAAACGACTTTGCCAATCAATGCTATAACTTCTATCATTGGTGCACCAATTGTAATATGGCTGTTAATGCGAAAAAGTAATTATCAGTAAAAAAACTTAGAACCTTAGAATCTCAGAACCTCAGAATCTTTAAAAAATGAAAACAATCTTAAAGACTTCAGATTTAAATATTGGATACAAATCCAAGAAAGGCGTTGTACCTATTGCTGAGAAATTGAATTTAAATTTCAACGAAGGAA
This is a stretch of genomic DNA from Flavobacterium endoglycinae. It encodes these proteins:
- a CDS encoding DUF5522 domain-containing protein, whose translation is MNVTKTKICSSCDSEFSCGDISVENKCWCNDYPPIFNLSEGGDCLCPSCFQEACEDKIDAYVETITTKNAHKNKAQHLPKTEKLIEGIDYYLEDGNYVFKAWFHLKRGSCCGNKCRHCPY
- a CDS encoding iron ABC transporter permease; the protein is MINRKQNIILFSILGLALLFVFFLNISLGSITIPFKEVYTSITGGQASKSTWEYIIINYRLPKAITAVLVGVGLSVSGLLMQTLFRNPLAGPDVLGLSSGAILAVAIVILGAGFLPSFLNSFLLSSYGIVLASTLGSVSVLLLVLLVAQRMRNTMAILIIGLMFASFTSAIVGVLTYFSSAEQLQKFTFWSLGSLGNLSWTSISILAVCVGFGLLLSASSIKPLNALLLGENYAKSMGLNYKRAQLVIIFATSILAGSVTAFAGPVAFIGLAVPHIAKLTFKTSNHLVLYWSTFFYGGTIMLFCDIASQLPGLETTLPINAITSIIGAPIVIWLLMRKSNYQ
- the cobU gene encoding bifunctional adenosylcobinamide kinase/adenosylcobinamide-phosphate guanylyltransferase, with amino-acid sequence MIYLITGGERSGKSSYAQKLALELSNSPLYVATARKWDSDFQNRIDRHQQERDERWTNIEKEKYLNEIDFSGKVALIDCVTLWLTNFFVDHKNDVALSLEEAKKEFLSIANQENATLIIVTNEIGMGVHASTEIGRKFTELQGWMNQFLASNADEVVLMVSGIPVKIKG
- a CDS encoding ABC transporter substrate-binding protein — encoded protein: MKYYFSKLMVVFSLFLLIGCKKNETQTVVKSDNPKNSIEYASGFSIVKYEGYSVVNVMNPWPNANEKFTYVLTENNTEIPDSLQKYTSIKVPLESVVVTSTTNIPFLEMLEVENKLVGFPHTDYISSEKTRALIDKGSVKNVGQNEKLNIEQLIELSPDLIVTFGVDNNNPMLDNLKKSGLKVLIQGDWMEQSPLGKAEWIKLYGALFGKEDKAKELFDKIVESYNQAKKLVNDKPATSKVLYGSMYEDVWYVAKGNSWVAQFMKDAKANYLWADLKGTGSEGLSFEKVLDKAKTANVWIASGSFKSLDELQKANPHYSQFDAFTNKTIYTFEGKFGATGGTVYYELAPSRPDLVLKDYIKIFHPDLLSSYEFTFASKLN